A genomic segment from Microbacterium sp. SORGH_AS_0428 encodes:
- the eccCa gene encoding type VII secretion protein EccCa — protein MVQPPPELVPNEGGSSMLTSLLPMLGSVGAIVMVTISNAGPTGFITGGMFLLSSLGFVAVNGWRQRAQRNAQVLGNRREYLAYLSDLRETVRTAARKQRRHGAWVTPSPSALPFIAEERTRVWERQPGDENFLLTRIGACDQPLCISLEAPDLPPLAQLDPVAASAAHRFMLTHEIQPDLPLGVTLTDYARIEIVGPDEDAVRALARAMVVGAATLQDPEDVVVAILAGGDQLPAWEWAKWLPHALSSRSSDKLGPARMIASSLDDLEDLLPAGLRERARFARGGGATPHVILVVDGVQLPMGDPVVGGDGMLGVTVVELPGRWGELENPDVLRIVMPEAAASDRHAELIDVVSGSRTFTPDTTSIAVAEATARRLMPLYSNPAALAETPGAQQGQRELVELLGMPDVREIDFDRTWSGRLERDRLRVPIGQDTTGAPLVLDLKEAAQQGMGPHGVMIGATGSGKSEVLRTLVLALALTHSPEQLNFVLVDFKGGATFAGMAGMPHVSAIITNLGSELALVDRFQDALQGEIVRRQELLRAAGNFANVSDYEKARRGGRTDLAPLPALLIVADEFSELLAAKPEFVESFINIGRVGRSLQVHLLLASQRLEEGKLRGLDTYLSYRIGLRTFSAAESRTIIGTPDAYTLPQEPGVGYLKADTDNLVQFRAAYVSGTPKTKLTGGRSSESADTSGEAARIEVFTAAPQPLELIEEPVDTSRDIVSQPVEERSTFQIAVERMKGRGPAAHQVWLPPLEQPSSLDELMPDLVVDPRMGLHSPAWRAAGALTVPLGIVDVPLEQRRENLVVSLGGAAGHVAIVGSPLSGKSTLARTLVSALALTATPLELQFYVLDFGGGTFTGLQRHPHVAGVATRTEAEAIRRTVAEVESIIDERERYFRQNGIDSIDTYRLRRSQGVVDDGYGDVFLVVDGWATLRADYEALETRVQTIAARGLSFGVHVIVTANRWLEIRASLKDLIQTRLELRLGDPTDSEIDRKQAANVPAGQPGRGLSAKRLQMLAALPRIDGSSDVAALVDGVDDMVARVGAAWQGPAGPKLRLLPEMITLDEVRAQTTPDDARILLGVDEAQLAPFGIDPRKEAHLFLYGDSGMGKSSFLRGIAQEIMRKYGPTEAKIFAVDYRRSLLGEIPQEYLGAYLTSHEPATSGLAELAQFFSSRIPGPDVTPEQLRERSWWKGAEGFVLVDDYDLVATSQGNPLAVLQPLLAQAGDLGLHVILTRRTGGASRAAYDPIIQRFTDLGVTGILLGGNPEEGPLIGRVKAAPAAPGRAQIVSREQGLLSAQLAFSPSTH, from the coding sequence GTGGTGCAGCCGCCCCCGGAGCTGGTTCCGAACGAGGGCGGCAGCAGCATGCTCACCTCCCTGCTGCCGATGCTCGGCAGCGTGGGCGCGATCGTGATGGTGACGATCTCCAACGCGGGCCCGACCGGATTCATCACCGGCGGCATGTTCCTGCTGTCCTCCCTCGGCTTCGTCGCCGTCAACGGATGGCGCCAGCGTGCGCAGCGCAACGCCCAGGTGCTCGGCAACCGCCGCGAATACCTCGCCTATCTCAGCGATCTGCGCGAGACCGTCCGCACGGCCGCCCGCAAGCAGCGTCGTCACGGTGCGTGGGTGACACCGTCGCCCTCCGCACTGCCCTTCATCGCCGAGGAGCGCACCCGTGTCTGGGAGCGTCAGCCCGGCGACGAGAACTTCCTGCTCACCCGGATCGGCGCGTGCGACCAGCCGCTGTGCATCTCTCTCGAAGCCCCCGACCTTCCGCCGCTCGCCCAGCTCGACCCGGTCGCCGCATCCGCCGCCCACCGCTTCATGCTCACGCACGAGATCCAGCCGGATCTGCCCCTGGGCGTGACCCTGACCGACTACGCGCGCATCGAGATCGTCGGCCCCGACGAGGATGCGGTGCGCGCCCTCGCGCGTGCGATGGTCGTGGGCGCTGCGACCCTGCAGGATCCCGAGGACGTCGTCGTCGCGATCCTCGCCGGAGGCGATCAGCTGCCCGCCTGGGAATGGGCGAAGTGGCTGCCGCACGCGCTCTCGTCCCGCTCCAGCGACAAGCTGGGGCCCGCACGCATGATCGCCTCGTCGCTGGACGACCTCGAAGACCTGCTGCCCGCCGGGCTCCGCGAGCGCGCGCGATTCGCCCGCGGCGGCGGCGCCACCCCGCACGTGATCCTCGTCGTCGACGGCGTGCAGCTGCCGATGGGAGACCCCGTCGTCGGCGGCGACGGGATGCTGGGCGTCACCGTCGTGGAACTCCCCGGCCGCTGGGGAGAGCTCGAGAACCCCGACGTCCTGCGCATCGTCATGCCGGAAGCCGCCGCATCCGATCGTCACGCCGAGCTCATCGACGTGGTCTCGGGCTCGCGCACCTTCACCCCCGACACGACCTCGATCGCCGTGGCCGAGGCCACCGCGCGTCGGCTCATGCCGCTGTACTCGAACCCTGCGGCGCTCGCCGAGACGCCCGGCGCCCAGCAGGGTCAACGCGAGCTCGTCGAGCTGCTCGGCATGCCCGATGTGCGCGAGATCGACTTCGACCGCACCTGGTCGGGACGCCTGGAACGCGACCGCCTGCGCGTGCCGATCGGTCAGGACACGACGGGCGCGCCGCTCGTGCTCGACCTCAAGGAAGCCGCCCAGCAGGGTATGGGGCCGCACGGCGTGATGATCGGCGCCACGGGTTCCGGTAAGTCCGAGGTGCTGCGCACGCTCGTGCTCGCCCTCGCGCTGACCCATTCGCCCGAGCAGTTGAACTTCGTGCTCGTCGACTTCAAGGGTGGCGCGACCTTCGCCGGCATGGCGGGGATGCCTCACGTCTCGGCGATCATCACCAACCTCGGCAGCGAGCTCGCCCTCGTCGACCGCTTCCAGGACGCCCTGCAGGGTGAGATCGTGCGCCGGCAGGAGCTGCTGCGCGCCGCCGGCAACTTCGCCAACGTGTCGGACTACGAGAAGGCCCGCCGCGGCGGACGCACCGACCTCGCGCCGCTTCCGGCTCTGCTGATCGTGGCCGACGAGTTCAGCGAGCTGCTCGCCGCGAAGCCGGAGTTCGTGGAGAGCTTCATCAACATCGGCCGCGTCGGCCGATCGCTCCAGGTGCACCTGCTGCTGGCGTCGCAGCGTCTGGAGGAGGGCAAGCTCCGCGGCCTCGACACCTACCTGTCGTACCGCATCGGCCTGCGCACGTTCTCGGCCGCCGAGTCGCGCACGATCATCGGCACCCCCGACGCGTACACCCTGCCGCAGGAGCCCGGTGTGGGCTACCTCAAGGCCGACACCGACAACCTCGTGCAGTTCCGCGCCGCCTATGTCTCGGGAACGCCCAAGACGAAGCTCACCGGGGGGCGCTCGAGCGAGTCGGCGGACACGTCCGGTGAGGCCGCGCGTATCGAGGTCTTCACCGCCGCACCTCAACCGCTCGAGCTCATCGAGGAGCCCGTCGACACCTCGCGCGACATCGTGTCGCAGCCGGTCGAGGAGCGATCCACCTTCCAGATCGCGGTCGAGCGGATGAAGGGTCGCGGCCCCGCCGCCCACCAGGTGTGGCTGCCGCCGCTCGAGCAGCCCTCGTCGCTCGACGAGCTCATGCCCGACCTGGTCGTCGACCCGCGCATGGGCCTCCACTCCCCCGCCTGGCGCGCAGCCGGCGCCCTCACGGTCCCGCTCGGAATCGTCGACGTGCCGCTGGAGCAGCGTCGCGAGAACCTCGTGGTCTCGCTCGGCGGAGCAGCCGGTCACGTGGCGATCGTCGGAAGCCCGCTGAGCGGCAAGTCGACGCTCGCCCGCACGCTCGTCTCGGCCCTCGCGCTGACGGCGACACCGCTGGAGCTGCAGTTCTACGTGCTGGACTTCGGCGGCGGTACCTTCACGGGTCTGCAGCGCCACCCGCATGTCGCCGGCGTCGCCACGCGCACGGAGGCGGAGGCCATCCGCCGCACCGTCGCCGAGGTGGAGTCGATCATCGACGAGCGCGAGCGCTACTTCCGCCAGAACGGCATCGACTCGATCGACACCTACCGGCTGCGCCGCAGCCAGGGCGTCGTCGACGACGGCTACGGCGACGTGTTCCTCGTCGTCGACGGATGGGCGACGTTGCGCGCCGACTACGAGGCGCTCGAGACGCGCGTGCAGACCATCGCCGCGCGCGGCCTCAGCTTCGGCGTGCACGTGATCGTGACGGCCAACCGCTGGCTCGAGATCCGCGCGAGCCTCAAGGACCTCATCCAGACCCGCCTCGAGCTGCGCCTGGGAGACCCGACGGACTCCGAGATCGACCGGAAGCAGGCCGCCAACGTTCCCGCCGGCCAGCCCGGTCGAGGCCTCAGCGCCAAGCGCCTGCAGATGCTCGCCGCACTGCCGCGCATCGACGGCTCCTCCGACGTGGCAGCCCTCGTCGACGGCGTCGACGACATGGTCGCCCGCGTCGGCGCCGCATGGCAGGGCCCGGCAGGACCGAAGCTGCGGCTGCTGCCGGAGATGATCACCCTCGACGAGGTCCGCGCGCAGACCACGCCCGACGATGCCCGCATCCTGCTCGGTGTCGACGAAGCGCAGCTGGCGCCCTTCGGCATCGACCCGCGCAAGGAAGCCCACCTGTTCCTGTACGGCGACTCCGGGATGGGCAAGTCGTCGTTCCTTCGGGGCATCGCGCAGGAGATCATGCGCAAGTACGGTCCGACCGAGGCGAAGATCTTCGCGGTCGATTACCGCCGCTCGCTGCTGGGCGAGATCCCGCAGGAATACCTGGGCGCCTACCTCACCTCGCATGAGCCCGCCACGAGCGGCCTCGCCGAGCTCGCCCAGTTCTTCTCGAGCCGCATCCCGGGGCCCGATGTGACCCCCGAGCAGCTGCGTGAGCGCAGCTGGTGGAAGGGCGCCGAGGGCTTCGTGCTGGTCGATGACTACGACCTCGTCGCGACGAGCCAGGGCAACCCTCTCGCCGTGCTGCAGCCGCTGCTGGCGCAGGCCGGCGACCTGGGCCTGCACGTGATCCTCACGCGCCGCACCGGTGGTGCGAGCCGCGCGGCCTACGACCCCATCATCCAGCGCTTCACCGATCTGGGCGTCACCGGCATCCTGCTCGGCGGCAACCCGGAGGAGGGCCCGCTCATCGGTCGCGTGAAGGCTGCCCCCGCGGCGCCGGGTCGTGCCCAGATCGTGAGCCGTGAGCAGGGCCTGCTCTCCGCCCAGCTCGCCTTCTCCCCCTCGACCCACTGA
- a CDS encoding LysR family transcriptional regulator has product MIDLAAVDALLALARTGTVHAAAAELDYTPSAVSQQIKRLERDLGARLIDRQGRGVVLTAAGRRLVEEGVHLRAQVEQLRSRLHDAGARPTGTLRLGVFSTAVRGLVPGLVTRASAEAPDLRLTVTEVEPWDAVDAVTAGTLDLAIVHNWEGVSLTLPPSVRSAGFLRDTADLLVHRDDHLASRDAVTPVDVRDHVWSSTPDGTICYEWFCHMFRAEPHPPRIDFWCREFASQIELVAHGVAVALVPRLGRGQLPDSVVAVPVRDPEPTRRVALVWRTSMTDSPAVRLIRELLPAS; this is encoded by the coding sequence ATGATCGATCTTGCGGCCGTCGACGCGCTGCTTGCCCTCGCTCGCACCGGCACCGTCCACGCGGCAGCCGCCGAGCTCGACTACACGCCCTCGGCCGTGTCGCAGCAGATCAAGCGGCTGGAGCGCGATCTCGGTGCCCGACTCATCGACCGGCAGGGGCGCGGTGTGGTCCTCACCGCCGCGGGGCGCCGGCTCGTCGAGGAGGGGGTCCACCTGCGTGCGCAGGTGGAGCAGCTGCGTTCGCGGCTGCACGACGCGGGAGCGAGGCCCACCGGCACACTGCGGCTCGGGGTCTTCTCGACCGCCGTGCGCGGCCTCGTGCCCGGGCTCGTGACGCGGGCGTCGGCCGAGGCGCCGGATCTGCGGCTGACCGTCACCGAAGTCGAGCCGTGGGACGCGGTCGATGCGGTCACCGCAGGCACGTTGGATCTGGCGATCGTGCACAACTGGGAGGGCGTCTCGCTCACCCTGCCGCCGAGCGTGCGCAGTGCCGGGTTCCTGCGTGACACGGCGGACCTGCTCGTTCACCGCGACGACCATCTCGCGTCGAGGGATGCGGTGACCCCTGTCGACGTGCGCGATCACGTGTGGTCCTCCACGCCGGATGGAACCATCTGCTACGAGTGGTTCTGCCACATGTTCCGCGCAGAACCGCATCCGCCGCGCATCGACTTTTGGTGCCGCGAGTTCGCCTCGCAGATCGAGCTGGTCGCTCACGGGGTCGCCGTGGCGCTCGTCCCCCGCCTGGGGCGCGGGCAGCTCCCGGACTCCGTGGTCGCGGTTCCGGTGCGCGACCCGGAGCCGACGCGTCGTGTCGCCCTGGTGTGGCGCACGAGCATGACCGACTCACCCGCGGTGCGCCTCATCCGCGAGCTCCTGCCCGCATCCTGA
- a CDS encoding EamA family transporter, protein MPLRSSLLASLVAVIWGVNFVVIDAGLDGMPPALFVALRFAAVLVPAIFFVPRPRGRMRDVLLIGLFMSLGQFGLLYTALAMGMPPGLASLVLQAQVAFTIIFAALALRETPRRAQVVGVVVGAAGLGIVAAGRDAATPALALVVTLAAAASWAIGNVIARRLGGTGQGGARAGLSVTVWSALVVPVPMVLLAVALDGPDAVATALTHLTPAQLLSTAYTAWLASLVGYGIWNTLLARHTASAVVPFTMLVPPVGIAAAWLTLGEVPAPAELVGGAVLLVGVAIAVLPPRGQKVSGVSSGTRSRSPAGAGQPSS, encoded by the coding sequence GTGCCCCTTCGTTCTTCTCTGCTCGCCTCCCTCGTCGCCGTCATCTGGGGCGTGAACTTCGTCGTCATCGACGCGGGCCTGGACGGCATGCCGCCCGCGCTGTTCGTCGCGCTCCGATTCGCCGCCGTCCTCGTGCCCGCCATCTTCTTCGTCCCGCGACCACGGGGCCGGATGCGGGACGTCCTGCTCATCGGGCTGTTCATGAGCCTCGGTCAGTTCGGGCTGCTGTACACGGCGCTCGCGATGGGGATGCCGCCGGGGCTCGCCTCCCTCGTGCTGCAGGCCCAGGTGGCCTTCACGATCATCTTCGCCGCGCTGGCCCTGCGCGAGACTCCCCGCCGCGCGCAGGTCGTGGGCGTTGTCGTCGGCGCCGCCGGTCTCGGCATCGTCGCCGCCGGACGGGATGCCGCCACTCCCGCGCTCGCTCTCGTGGTGACGCTCGCGGCCGCCGCCTCGTGGGCGATCGGCAACGTCATCGCACGCCGGCTCGGCGGCACGGGGCAGGGCGGCGCACGCGCGGGGCTGTCGGTGACCGTCTGGTCGGCGCTCGTCGTCCCCGTGCCGATGGTCCTCCTCGCCGTCGCCCTCGACGGGCCGGATGCGGTCGCCACCGCACTCACCCACCTCACCCCCGCGCAGCTGCTGTCCACCGCCTACACGGCGTGGCTCGCGAGCCTGGTCGGCTACGGCATCTGGAACACCCTGCTGGCCCGGCACACCGCATCCGCCGTCGTCCCGTTCACGATGCTCGTGCCGCCGGTCGGGATCGCGGCGGCGTGGCTCACGCTCGGCGAGGTACCCGCACCGGCCGAGCTCGTCGGCGGCGCGGTTCTGCTGGTCGGCGTCGCCATCGCGGTGCTGCCGCCGCGCGGTCAGAAGGTGAGCGGGGTGTCCTCGGGCACACGCAGCCGGAGCCCGGCCGGCGCAGGCCAGCCGAGTTCGTAG
- a CDS encoding ATP-binding cassette domain-containing protein, with protein sequence MTTSLPPAVRAEGLVKVFGDNRAVDGVDLLVPTGTVYGVLGPNGAGKTTTINMLATLMRPDAGRAEIFGHDVTAQPQVVRQLIGVTGQFASVDETLSATENLMIFARLLGLSRAEARAKSIELLERFGLTDAARRPLKKFSGGMRRRLDLAASLIAQPPLIFLDEPTTGLDPRTRGQMWDTIRELVAGGSTVLLTTQYLDEADQLADRIAVIDHGRVVAEGTSDELKASVGTASLQLRVSETADTASALEIVETVLGVRATLSPEASRITAPMADADRVTDLLIALRTGGVRLAEMSVQKPTLDEVFLTITGHDTGSGTADETETKEMVSA encoded by the coding sequence ATGACCACCTCACTCCCTCCCGCCGTCCGGGCCGAAGGCCTCGTCAAGGTGTTCGGCGACAACCGTGCGGTCGACGGCGTCGACCTGCTCGTTCCCACCGGCACCGTCTACGGTGTGCTCGGCCCCAACGGCGCCGGCAAGACCACCACCATCAACATGCTCGCGACCCTCATGCGCCCGGATGCGGGTCGCGCCGAGATCTTCGGCCACGACGTGACCGCCCAGCCGCAGGTCGTGCGCCAGCTCATCGGCGTCACGGGCCAGTTCGCCTCCGTCGACGAGACCCTCTCCGCCACCGAGAACCTCATGATCTTCGCGCGCCTGCTGGGGCTCAGCCGCGCCGAGGCACGCGCGAAGTCCATCGAGCTGCTCGAGCGCTTCGGCCTCACCGACGCGGCCCGCAGGCCCCTGAAGAAGTTCTCCGGGGGGATGCGGCGGCGCCTCGACCTCGCGGCCTCGCTCATCGCCCAGCCACCGCTCATCTTCCTCGACGAGCCGACCACGGGCCTCGACCCCCGCACGCGCGGACAGATGTGGGACACCATCCGCGAGCTCGTGGCCGGCGGCTCCACGGTGCTCCTGACCACGCAGTACCTCGACGAGGCCGACCAGCTCGCCGACCGCATCGCGGTGATCGATCACGGCCGCGTCGTCGCCGAGGGCACCTCGGACGAGCTCAAGGCGTCGGTCGGCACCGCCAGCCTTCAGCTGCGCGTCTCGGAGACGGCAGACACTGCATCCGCTCTCGAGATCGTCGAGACCGTGCTCGGGGTGCGGGCCACGCTCTCGCCCGAGGCCTCGCGCATCACGGCTCCCATGGCGGATGCGGACCGCGTGACCGACCTGCTCATCGCCCTGCGCACCGGCGGTGTGCGTCTGGCCGAGATGAGCGTGCAGAAACCCACCCTCGACGAGGTGTTCCTCACCATCACCGGTCACGACACCGGTTCGGGCACCGCCGATGAGACCGAGACGAAAGAGATGGTGAGCGCATGA
- a CDS encoding ABC transporter permease has translation MTTLAPHRIVPATERALKNRTSLSQTVSNTLTMAYRGLVKIRRTPEQLVDVTLQPIIFTLMFAYIFGGAISGDVQNYLPLLIPGILVQTVITTSVVTGTQLREDMDKGVFDRFRSLPIARIAPLSGALLADTLRYTIATTLTFGMGFVMGYRPGGGVLAVIGAGLLVIVSSWAMSWIFAFFGVIARTAASVQGISMLALFPLTFLSNAFVPVDTLPDVLRWFAEINPISHLITAVRDLANSGVVGSDLFVSLAGAAVIVAIFAPLTVRAYMRKA, from the coding sequence ATGACTACCCTCGCACCCCACCGCATCGTGCCCGCCACCGAGCGCGCACTGAAGAACCGGACGAGCCTGTCGCAGACGGTGAGCAACACCCTCACCATGGCCTACCGCGGCCTCGTGAAGATCCGGCGCACACCGGAGCAGCTCGTCGATGTCACCCTGCAGCCGATCATCTTCACCCTGATGTTCGCGTACATCTTCGGCGGCGCGATCTCGGGCGATGTGCAGAACTACCTGCCGCTGCTGATCCCCGGCATCCTCGTGCAGACGGTCATCACCACCTCTGTCGTGACCGGCACGCAGCTGCGCGAAGACATGGACAAGGGCGTGTTCGATCGCTTCCGCTCCCTGCCCATCGCGCGGATCGCGCCCCTGTCGGGCGCGCTGCTGGCTGACACCCTGCGCTACACGATCGCCACCACCCTCACCTTCGGTATGGGCTTCGTCATGGGCTACCGGCCCGGCGGCGGCGTGCTCGCCGTGATCGGCGCGGGCCTGCTGGTGATCGTCTCGTCGTGGGCGATGAGCTGGATCTTCGCGTTCTTCGGCGTGATCGCCCGCACCGCGGCCAGCGTGCAGGGCATCTCGATGCTGGCGCTGTTCCCGCTGACGTTCCTCTCGAACGCGTTCGTCCCGGTCGACACGCTGCCCGACGTGCTGCGGTGGTTCGCGGAGATCAACCCGATCTCCCACCTCATCACCGCTGTGCGAGACCTCGCGAACTCCGGAGTCGTCGGCAGCGACCTGTTCGTCTCGCTCGCCGGCGCCGCCGTCATCGTGGCGATCTTCGCCCCGCTGACCGTGCGTGCCTACATGCGCAAGGCCTGA
- a CDS encoding transcriptional regulator, whose amino-acid sequence MRLQFFGGFAAEDAAGSPIEVRGSRQRALLLRLALDAGTTVSYRALAEDVWPDDAPEDPRASLQSLVSRMRRTLPEGALRAEPGGYALDVARDDVDLVRFADLVQAARGGEAPASLAREALALWRGEPWLADGFDWVLRDLLEDRAYAERLARGAAGPTQEAPEPVPAIPAALTPLVGRAEELALLSSQLQAFRLVTLLGPGGAGKTTLALETARHRPPAVFVELAPAQPGEVWGAVVTALGRSIRLTDNPAGELPAADSVLAALAGRSVLLVLDNAEHVQQETADVAATVLAVPGVTVLVTSREPLGLPGEAFVELGPLPDADAAALLAARILAARGTAPRPEELPAVARIARHLDGLPLALELAGAKARTLGIDELESGLSDRFALFDRGPRSAAARHQTLRAVIDWSWDLLGEPEREGLLALAVFPDGIDAVDAGAVAAAFALPASVFDELVDRSLVQRARGRFRVLETVREYGIEQLRRRGSEDRARDTQARVLARRALERDAELRTPAVRSAIAWFDANEENLAAATRWSGARTQMGETAVELVRAQIWAWIMRERLEALRAALELVGADATLDSEAGVVITGVRLIFASADAQVSGGFTAEDADRIAEAAAAHPSELSLILPVLLKAQARAIGDGRPGTPWLPNFRLDPADLVGAPTWSRGVVAAIEAAIAQNGGDVERLDRQSEEALRLLREVGDTWGIALASQMRSEWLMLHGRLEEALEITDAASSALEGLTSVSDQLQQQAFAIVLLVRLGRIREARERLAGMQDAARRDGSDRAALQASLTAVTFEVIVGDGAAALAILETMPPALRDGSLPGIPPQIHAWMHARHAQALVLAGRIDHARDEVRVGIELAVASGDQPIMADAALAAAELFAATDRPDHARQALAIGAVLRGRADETDPVVQRVRARIGTDAGPDASASGPADLAGLTALL is encoded by the coding sequence ATGCGGCTGCAGTTCTTCGGCGGTTTCGCGGCCGAGGATGCGGCGGGCTCGCCCATCGAGGTGCGCGGATCGCGCCAGCGTGCGCTGCTACTGCGGCTCGCGCTGGATGCGGGAACGACGGTCAGCTACCGCGCCCTCGCCGAAGACGTCTGGCCCGACGACGCGCCGGAAGACCCGCGCGCGTCGCTGCAGTCGCTCGTGTCGCGGATGCGGCGGACGCTGCCCGAGGGCGCTCTTCGCGCGGAGCCCGGCGGCTACGCGCTCGACGTCGCGCGTGACGACGTCGATCTCGTGCGCTTCGCCGACCTCGTGCAGGCCGCTCGCGGCGGCGAAGCCCCTGCATCCCTCGCCCGCGAGGCGCTCGCTCTGTGGCGGGGGGAGCCGTGGCTGGCCGATGGCTTCGACTGGGTGCTGCGCGACCTGCTCGAAGACCGCGCGTACGCCGAGCGGCTCGCCCGGGGTGCGGCAGGCCCGACGCAGGAGGCGCCGGAGCCCGTGCCCGCGATTCCGGCGGCTCTCACCCCGCTCGTGGGTCGTGCCGAAGAGCTCGCCCTCCTCTCCTCTCAGCTGCAGGCGTTCCGACTCGTCACCCTGCTGGGGCCGGGCGGCGCGGGGAAGACCACCCTCGCCCTCGAAACCGCCCGGCACCGGCCGCCGGCCGTCTTCGTGGAGCTCGCGCCCGCGCAGCCGGGCGAGGTCTGGGGTGCGGTGGTCACCGCGCTCGGGCGCAGCATCCGGCTCACGGACAACCCCGCGGGTGAGCTCCCCGCGGCGGACAGCGTGCTCGCCGCCCTCGCGGGCCGGTCCGTGCTGCTGGTGCTTGATAACGCCGAGCACGTGCAGCAGGAGACCGCCGACGTCGCGGCCACCGTGCTCGCGGTGCCGGGGGTCACCGTGCTGGTGACGAGCCGCGAACCCCTGGGACTGCCCGGTGAGGCGTTCGTCGAACTCGGCCCGTTGCCGGATGCGGACGCCGCCGCTCTCCTCGCCGCCCGCATCCTGGCGGCACGCGGCACCGCGCCCCGCCCCGAGGAACTCCCCGCCGTCGCCCGCATCGCGCGGCACCTCGACGGGCTCCCGCTCGCCCTGGAGCTGGCGGGCGCGAAGGCGCGCACGCTCGGCATCGACGAGCTGGAGTCCGGCCTGTCCGACCGGTTCGCGCTGTTCGACCGCGGTCCCCGCTCGGCCGCGGCCCGCCATCAGACCCTGCGCGCGGTCATCGACTGGAGCTGGGATCTGCTCGGCGAACCGGAGCGCGAGGGGCTGCTCGCCCTGGCCGTGTTCCCGGACGGCATCGACGCGGTGGATGCGGGTGCGGTCGCTGCGGCCTTCGCCCTGCCCGCGAGCGTGTTCGACGAACTCGTGGACCGCTCTCTCGTGCAGCGGGCGCGCGGGCGCTTCCGGGTGCTCGAGACGGTGCGCGAGTACGGCATCGAACAGCTCCGTCGCCGCGGTTCCGAGGATCGCGCGCGCGATACGCAGGCGCGGGTGCTCGCGCGGCGGGCCCTCGAGCGAGACGCCGAGCTGCGTACCCCGGCGGTGCGTTCCGCGATCGCATGGTTCGACGCCAACGAGGAGAACCTGGCCGCCGCCACCCGCTGGAGCGGAGCACGGACGCAGATGGGTGAGACGGCCGTCGAGCTCGTGCGTGCGCAGATCTGGGCGTGGATCATGCGCGAGCGTCTGGAAGCTCTGCGTGCGGCCCTCGAACTCGTCGGCGCCGACGCCACGCTGGACTCCGAGGCGGGTGTGGTCATCACGGGGGTGCGACTCATCTTCGCCTCCGCCGACGCGCAGGTCTCGGGAGGCTTCACCGCCGAGGACGCAGACCGGATCGCCGAGGCCGCGGCAGCACATCCGTCCGAGCTGTCGCTGATCCTGCCCGTCCTGCTGAAAGCCCAGGCGCGAGCCATCGGCGACGGACGCCCCGGCACGCCCTGGCTGCCGAACTTCCGTCTGGACCCCGCCGACCTCGTGGGCGCACCGACCTGGTCGCGCGGCGTCGTCGCCGCGATCGAGGCGGCGATCGCGCAGAACGGCGGCGACGTCGAGCGGCTCGATCGCCAGAGCGAGGAGGCGCTGCGCCTGCTGCGCGAGGTGGGCGACACGTGGGGCATCGCGCTCGCGAGTCAGATGCGCTCGGAATGGCTCATGCTGCACGGCCGGCTCGAGGAGGCGCTGGAGATCACGGATGCCGCCAGCAGCGCGCTCGAGGGCTTGACCTCCGTCTCCGATCAGCTGCAGCAGCAGGCCTTCGCGATCGTGCTGCTGGTGCGGCTCGGCCGCATCCGCGAGGCGAGGGAGCGCCTGGCCGGTATGCAGGACGCGGCACGCCGCGACGGGTCCGACCGCGCGGCGCTCCAGGCATCCCTCACGGCGGTGACCTTCGAGGTGATCGTCGGCGACGGGGCCGCGGCTCTGGCCATCCTCGAGACGATGCCGCCCGCGCTGCGAGACGGATCCCTGCCCGGTATCCCGCCGCAGATCCACGCGTGGATGCACGCGCGTCATGCGCAGGCACTCGTGCTGGCGGGGCGGATCGACCACGCGCGCGACGAGGTGCGCGTCGGGATCGAGCTCGCGGTCGCGTCGGGCGACCAGCCGATCATGGCGGATGCGGCACTCGCCGCCGCCGAACTGTTCGCCGCGACCGACCGCCCCGACCACGCGCGGCAGGCTCTGGCGATCGGGGCGGTGCTTCGGGGCCGGGCGGACGAGACGGATCCGGTGGTGCAGCGCGTGCGGGCGAGGATCGGAACGGATGCGGGGCCGGACGCATCCGCATCCGGCCCCGCCGATCTCGCAGGCCTGACGGCGCTGCTCTGA